The following is a genomic window from Strigops habroptila isolate Jane chromosome 18, bStrHab1.2.pri, whole genome shotgun sequence.
GCCCCTTACCAAGGTGTCAGTGGAGACAgctcccaggcacagccacatcACCCagagtgggaggaggaggaagtgctGTGACTTTAAAAGCAGCGTTAGGACACCAAAGCATCCAACCATCCCACATATGGGGAAAGAGACCGCCCCAAATACTTCTGATTAAAGGAAAAGGGAGTTCTCACACACCAACCTCCACAGCACAAGGTGAGTTGCTTCGGCTCTTCTTGAGAAGTGACTCGGCAAGTCATCAGCATTGGATTAGGCAGCTTTCACAGGAGGCCACACGAGAGTAGTGTGGGTCATGGGCTGACGTCTAAGCTGCACATAGCAGAAAGGCTTTGTAATTCACAGCTGCTCAGTGGTTCAGGTACCAGGGAGCACCAGGACCCAACAGTGCTCCAATATTCATCGTGAGGAGCTCCTCTGCACAGCCTGACCCCCAGAGCATCTCTGCCTTGCTCCACTTCACAGGACACAGATACCCACATGGcctctttcagcagcagataGGAAAGACAGAGGGGATGGAGACAGGCCACGGTCCCCCTCACTTTGTGCTGGGAGTGGGGCAGAGCAGACCTGCAATACTCACGGAGTAAAGTGGGTCCAGAGATGTGCAAAGGCAAAGGAGAGAGATCCAGGGtccccagcatcacccagccCTGAGGTGAGCTTCCCCCAAACACTTTATCCAGGCCCCAGAGAGATCAGACCAGCTGGGGAGTGAAGTTAGAAGAGGGAAGACAGCAACTCCTTcatcccttccccagcactACTGCAATACAGCAATAGTGTTGGGTACCAGGGTGGCAAGAAGGTGACACCGAACGTGCCACCACCAAGCCACACTTCCCAGCTTGGCTCTTCCCCCTCATCCTCCATTCCAAGCTGCCCAAGTGATCAAGCCAGCCCCAAATTACCATCCAACACTAATTAGGTAGATATCGGCTTCAGAATAAAAACTCATAAGCTtgcaacagctttaaaaaaggcACCTAAAGACACCGCTCCTGCCCGAAGCGGTGcccaaacattttaattttggattttcttggatttttttaaaaaatataaatagctCTTCATCTTAAAAATAGATCCTCGGGTGAGGTATACAGTAGCCTGTGTCTTGGCAGTGTAAGGACAAGAGGAGTATTTAGCTGGAGACAGTCATGATGTAGTTCTTGGAAGGACTGGTGCGACCTAACATCAACTGATTCTTGCAGGTGAGCACCCCGTAGGAGCTGCCAGGTTTTGTTGCAGTCGCTTCGTACAAGACACAGATGGAGCCATCCTCCCCGATGCGGTAGGAGACCTCGTAGGGGTCCACCCAGAGCGTGAGCTCgctgggcaggagctggtaGAGCTGTGAGAGGCTGAGTCCGATGTGGCTAGCTGCCTTGCTGATAATGGGGTCCATTTTGTGGTTGATGCGGATGCAGCGATAGCCAGAGCCTTTGAAGGGTTTCTCAGGAAACCAGTGGTGTTTGTAGTGCTCTGCAAGGGAAGCgacaagggaagagctgtgAGCAGCGGCTCGGAGGAGGGCTGTGTCCTGCTGCGGTCCCAAGGGGCTCCCACATCttggtgcaggcagaggaaaCAGAATCCTCCTTAGGCTGCCTCCAACAGACAAGAGGCTCCAGAGCCCAGCACTCAACTGCTCCAAGGCACAGGAATGCAGCTCTTCAGTGCCACGGTGACGGGACCCCAACACCAGCTCACCCCAAACACTGCGGTGGCCATGGCAGATACCGTATCACCGACAACAAACCGCCACACAGGCCACTCTCTCAGCTCAGGGGCACACTGCTACCCCTTATCTCAGCCCAGCAGCAAACCAACCACCCCTTCCTCGGGCTGATAACATAAAGCTGTGTCAGGCTGGGAGGAGACCCTTGAACCACCCAGTGGGGACGGGACTGCCAAACCCCACGggcacagcacacacagaccaGCTCCGGATCATCCGTATGCTGATACCAGAAAGAGCTTCAAGCCAATGGGCTGCACAAAGCCCTCAGGGAACCGACTCACTTTCAGGGCTGAAGCAGCCGGCCCAGGACCCCAGAGGGACACCAATGGGTGCTCAGGGAGGCACAGAGATCCCTGCATGGGATGGGCACGGGGGGCACCCAAAGGCACGAATAAGCACCTAGCAACAAGGGCAAAACAGATGGGTGCCTGACACAAGAGGATGCAGATGAGCACCCAAAGAGGGACTCCAGATCCTGGGAGCAACACGGGGGGGGGCTCCGAAGCACACCAATGGGCGCCTCTCCCCTCCGCAAAGCCGTTGCGCTGCCGGGGCAGCCCCTCACCTGCGAGCGCCTCCCGCAGCGCCCCGCTGAAgacctggagctgctgctcgCTGACGCAGCCCCGCGTCCGCAGCAACCCGGAGACGAAGCCGACGGCGGCGGCGATCTCGGGGAGCATGTCCTGCCGCGGCCCGCGGCGCTGGCTCATGCCGGGACCGGAGCTTCACCGACGGGACGGATCCCCACAACACCTCCCACAACCGCCGCTCAGCGCCGCCCGGGCTCCGCGCTGCCCTTAAATAGCATGTCCCGGGGCGGCGTAACGGGCGGCGGCGGTGCTGATTGGCTGAGAGGACGCGGTATGCAAATAGAACCTGACCTCAGCGCGGGGGAAGCGGTGACGTCACGGGGCGATGACAAtagcggcggcggggggggagTTACCGGTCGCTATTTTGGGGCTGACCCCAGACgggggggacggggacggggGTCGGGATGGGGCTCTGCACCCCCCCCCACACCGCCCCGCACCCCCTGCACCAGCGCAGAGGAACCCGGTTCCAGGGGTCCCCGGTGTCCGAGGTgaccccccccacacccccccgTTAGGGGGTCCCGGGTGGTGAAAGCCCCCTCCCCGGTGCCACGGGTGTCGGTCCCCCTCCGGCTGGTCCCGGCCCCGGGGATCCCCCCAGGGCATCGCCCCATCGCGGGCACCGGGATGTGCTTGGCATCAGTGGGTCAGCACAGAGCGGTCACTGGAGTGGTTGGGGACAGTGATGAAGCCCTGACACCCTCCCGTCTCCAGTGCAGGGGGTCTgtgtcccgtccccccccccccaggttcCCATCACCAAATCTCCTTCCCTAAGACGCATTCACAGATCCACATTCCCTGGACAAGGCGAAATCCTTCCCGAGGTCCCAACAGCATCCAAGCTCCGGGGGGAACGCTGCCATGACCACTGCTGTCTCACCCCTGAGGAGCATGTGGGGTGAGGAGCAAGGGCAGACACCCCAGGACACCATCCCTCCCCCCAGCCAGAAACCAGGCGGGAGGATGAGCGGGATCCCAGGGGaggtggctgcagcacagaggacGTGTCAGATCATGGAACAGGGAGAACAAGCCAAGGCATGTATGGAGCAGCACCAAGCGTCCTCAGTTGCCACCATCCAGCCCAGCAAGagggcagaggagaagcagcacacaGCCCTGGTGCTCAGCGAGGTGCCAGCAGCACCGTGAAGCCACCAcaaagcaggagctgccccGCTGCTGGCACCAAGGCGCTcgcccagctcctgctgaaacTGGCCCCAAGctaaagcagcaggaggaggccaAGCTCTTTTCTTGCCTTGGCTTTGATCAACCATGAGAGAGTTAGTATCAAACCAGGATGGGATTTCGGAATGAATATTCCCttggcagaggagcaggctCGTTCCAAGGCATTGTCTCGCAGCCCCAGATGCCTCCTTTGGCATGCGCTGAAGCCACAGCTCTGATGTGATCCTCAGCGAAAACGCCTTCTCCTCCTATGGCTGGGGCCTCATTTGGCATCTCCACAAGCAATGGGTGCAGCTGGAATAAACCGAGGCAGGGAATTAGATCATCTGGGTTTGCCTGTGCCCAAGGACAAGCCCCACGGAGGCACTGCCGGTTCCCACAGTGCCGCTCCCGGCGTTCCCGGTGAGGAGGAGCGTGCTCCGGCCGGCACACGGCTGCCAACGCTGCCCTGCCGCAGCTCCTGCTGAACCACCACTGCCTGCCCCCCCCAGAAGAGGTTCCCAGCACCCCTTACATGCAGGTCACACAGCTCCAGTTATTCCCATAACTCCAAAACAATAGGATTTTTGGAGGCCTTTTGCTGGAGTCTCAGTTTACTGGCACCTCTGTCATTCCTATTAACAGGGGGATTCACACCTTAAGCATGAGAGGACGGAGATGGAGCAATGGGTAACCAACAGgccagagcaaagaaaatacaacctgctctagtggaaggtgtccctgcccgcggcagggggttggaactgaatgagctttaaggtcccttccaacccaaaccattccatgattctctgataCAACAGATAGTGCCAAAGCAGGGGTCTGTGCTGACCTCCTTCATGTTCTGTGCGGCTCCAAGGAAAGCACTTTGGGCAGCAGGACCAGaagcaggggaagaaggaagaagacagaGTCAAGGGTTCCCCGAGTCCTCCACTCCCCTCTCCGTCTGCCGCTCCATTCATCCACAAGGAATCGAGCAAATCTCTTGCTGTAAACCAGATTTGCCTTTGTAAGCTTTGAAATAAACCCAAGGATTAAAGTCtaagcaggggtttttttcttcttcttttttaagtCAGCAGCACACAGGAAGGAGCCCCCAGGGGCATGTGAaacccagcacagggcagagggTGTGGGTTATGCTGCTGCGGCAGCCAGAGGCCCCTGGGTGAGAGCCCTGTCCACGCACAGCTTCACTGCTTCAAAcacaccagcactgccagcagcacgTTAGGAAGCAAGAGAACCCATCCCATGAAGAAGATCCCTTTATACCAACAGATCActaaaagccaaagcaaaaatAACCCCTCAAGTGCTCTGCAGCAAAGCACAAGATCCCTGAGCAGAGCTCGCAATCCATCCAGGCACGCTGAGAGCAGGGACAAGGGCTTGTTTTTCCCACCCAGGAGAAGGAACACATTAAAAGGTACTTGGATGGTATCATCCACTCCTGAGTCACTGGACAGTAATTGGAGCAAGAGGTCTCCAGTCCTCCAGCCTCCACTAATAGCAAGCGCAGGTTTCTTTGCCATTAGGGCTAACAGTGTTGGTTAAGTGCTGGTGCCAATGTGGCCCTGGCAGGCAGGTTCCCCTGGTCTCCCCTGCTCCGCAAGTGGTGGCACCATTCTCCAAATTCAGATCTTCCATTTATTCTTAATCACGGGCTTTCCACAGGCTGCCTCTGCACAGCTCAGAGCCTTTTGTCTTGTGTGTGTTCCTATGGTCAGACACAGGCCCTGGGCTGCGAAATCAGCTTGTCTTTGTTAAGCCCTTCTGAGGAGAGATTTCCTGTGGAGCTCGAGGAGCTCTAAGCGGGTTATGTGCCCATGATTTCCAGCCCTCTTACAAGACTGCACCTTAAAGACAGGGCATAGACTGGATACCTGCTTCCAGAGGAGTTCCAGAGTAAACAAACCAT
Proteins encoded in this region:
- the BTG2 gene encoding protein BTG2 — its product is MSQRRGPRQDMLPEIAAAVGFVSGLLRTRGCVSEQQLQVFSGALREALAEHYKHHWFPEKPFKGSGYRCIRINHKMDPIISKAASHIGLSLSQLYQLLPSELTLWVDPYEVSYRIGEDGSICVLYEATATKPGSSYGVLTCKNQLMLGRTSPSKNYIMTVSS